The following are encoded together in the Euwallacea fornicatus isolate EFF26 chromosome 29, ASM4011564v1, whole genome shotgun sequence genome:
- the Sec5 gene encoding exocyst complex component 2, with the protein MPPPVVTGLSPNEGPPGTRIKIRGENLGKSAQDLIGLTICGVDSLLTAEWKSANKIIAISGPIKGKGDVIVTTRSGGVGSCNVTFKGYQIATIGPLKESAVWVEETEFFTWGRHSLSPSSYQQEDPLGLSVEDSEKKVSEDDLLLYYPSKNGDITSDNFSAGWFLLENHQATSFNDLQAGLVHLRRKVQGQKEGQLSFLKANIGAVMDQIDTLVNLKDRHETDLPKFGHEPTLKLEKAIKESEHEARKLFDDVLNRKDRAEKTRNALNVLTRFRFLFCLPCVIDRNIKKGDYDIVINDYIRVKNLFHKTDIPIFKTALNEVEKRINDLQRKLHQDLQTMPVTVEQQKRLIRYLVNLDAPFDSAWDAIKARSEYISKKFSLIYEYHKALDKPEGGKSSKSGSSSKYSKYNKTPTTELAIIPACVNFTDEICLSITETFPDLWKIGQSYFSGELQVKVEAGRQVEYKHMVMNVIETFCKYVRASLIPNTLEKSERTQFGSFVLHEREELAAYLPELLQSVRSTYSTFIKLDLPSEALDIISQLLQDLRIYCMSVIFLQTIDQVKLLDEDWKINYSGKFTGVTELPLKFLRLIEEVAHVVKDAAFTVEQREASLLENPAAQKEMEKQMNNILTAFHDVLNNLACSEDYHESPVVSQLIGTPVSSHKTGSKSNIPIWEHRLLITLSNCIFTKLTVLELIACKFKENALPSLQIATAKNKLEQLEKSILDKYLEQKSDPLVGTIEPSMYLGRFDWHLTIPPTDIRPYVKECINNLINVHSEIIHISPTLLNTVLPQVVETVAEELYRLMSCVQRFSREGAVQARADISALQDFLQDYSTEKAKNDFHEAIDVVPQVDRTDEIIIEDMLRQCKARMKIQVMCLKNKE; encoded by the exons ATGCCACCACCTGTAGTTACAGGTCTTTCTCCCAACGAGGGCCCCCCGGGTACTCGAATAAAAATTCGAGGAGAAAATTTAGGGAAATCTGCCCAGGATTTAATAGGTCTAACAATTTGCGGGGTGGACTCTCTTTTAACAGCCGAATGGAAAtctgcaaataaaattatagctATATCAGGTCCTATCAAAGGAAaag GGGATGTAATAGTGACAACAAGATCAGGTGGGGTTGGTTCTTGCAATGTTACTTTTAAGGGCTATCAAATTGCTACAATTGGCCCTTTAAAAGAGAGTGCAGTTTGG GTTGAAGAGactgaattttttacttgGGGTCGCCACTCTTTATCCCCCAGCAGCTATCAGCAAGAAGACCCACTGGGGCTTTCAGTAGAAGACTCAGAAAAAAAGGTTTCTGAAGATGATCTATTGCTGTATTATCCTAGTAAAAATGGAGATATCACAAGTGATAACTTCTCTGCTGGTtggtttttattggaaaaccaCCAGGCAACAAGCTTCAATGATTTGCAAGCAG GTCTGGTGCATTTGCGTAGAAAAGTGCAGGGTCAGAAGGAAGGCCAGCTGTCATTCCTGAAGGCAAATATAGGAGCTGTGATGGATCAGATAGACACTCTAGTTAATTTGAAGGATAGACATGAGACTGATTTACCAAAATTTGGACATGAACCCACTTTGAAACTGGAAAAGGCTATTAAGGAGTCAGAACATGAAGCCAGAAAATTGTTCGATGATGTGCTGAATAGGAAAGATAGAGCAGAGAAAACTAGGAATGCATTGAACGTTTTGacaag attccGCTTCCTCTTCTGTCTTCCCTGCGTCATTGAccgcaatataaaaaaaggtgACTACGACATCGTCATAAACGACTACATCCGCGTGAAAAACCTCTTTCACAAGACCGATATTCCCATTTTCAAAACTGCCCTTAACGAGGTTGAAAAGCGCATCAACGATTTGCAAAGAAAACTGCATCAGGACCTACAAACAATGCCTGTAACCGTGGAGCAGCAAAAGCGACTGATTCGGTATTTGGTAAATTTAGACGCCCCATTTGATTCTGCCTGGGACGCTATTAAGGCTCGTTCGGAATATATTAGCAAAAAATTTAGCTTGATTTATGAATACCATAAAGCTCTAGATAAACCTGAAGGAGGTAAAAGTTCGAAAAGCGGAAGTTCatctaaatattcaaaatacaacaaaactcCTACCACTGAATTAGCCATCATTCCTGCTTGCGTGAATTTCACTGATGAAATTTGCTTGAGTATCACGGAAACTTTCCCGGACTTATGGAAAATTGGGCAATCGTATTTTTCTGGGGAATTGCAAGTTAAAGTTGAAGCTGGGCGGCAAGTAGAGTATAAGCACATGGTGATGAACGTTATAGAAACATTCTGCAAGTATGTTAGAGCCAGCTTGATTCCAAATACTTTAGAGAAATCTGAAAGGACTCAATTCGGATCTTTTGTTTTGCATGAAAGGGAGGAATTAGCAGCGTATTTGCCTGAACTTTTGCAATCAGTCAGATCCACATACTCCACTTTCATTAAGCTGGATCTCCCCAGTGAAGCCCTAGACATCATCAGTCAATTATTGCAAGATTTGCGGATATACTGCATGAGTGTCATATTCCTGCAGACGATAGATCAAGTAAAACTTTTGGACGAGGATTGGAAGATCAACTACAGCGGCAAGTTTACCGGAGTTACTGAGCTCCCCTTGAAGTTTCTTCGCCTTATCGAAGAGGTGGCTCACGTGGTTAAAGATGCTGCTTTTACTGTGGAGCAGCGAGAGGCGAGTTTGCTGGAAAACCCTGCTGCTCAAAAAGAGATGGAAAAGCAAATGAACAATATTCTAACCGCGTTTCATGATGTTTTGAACAACTTGGCTTGCAGTGAAGATTATCATGAATCTCCGGTGGTGTCTCAGCTAATCGGGACACCGGTAAGTTCGCATAAAACAGGCAGTAAAAGCAACATTCCTATATGGGAGCATCGTCTTCTAATTACTCTGTCCAACTGCATTTTTACGAAGCTCACTGTCTTGGAATTGATCGCttgcaaatttaaagaaaacgcaTTGCCATCTTTGCAAATAGCTACAGCTAAAAATAAACTGGAACAGTtggaaaaatcgattttagaCAAGTATTTAGAGCAAAAAAGCGATCCTTTAGTAGGCACCATTGAACCTTCAATGTATTTAGGCCGTTTCGATTGGCATTTAACCATCCCTCCTACAGATATCCGCCCTTATGTCAAAGAGTGCATAAACAACCTTATCAACGTGCACTCAGAAATAATCCACATTTCCCCCACTTTACTGAACACAGTGCTACCTCAAGTTGTGGAAACAGTAGCCGAAGAGCTTTATCGTTTAATGTCCTGCGTGCAGAGATTTTCCAGAGAAGGGGCAGTGCAGGCCCGGGCGGATATCAGCGCCCTCCAAGACTTCCTCCAAGACTACAGCACAGAAAAggccaaaaatgattttcacgAGGCCATTGATGTGGTGCCACAAGTGGATAGGACTGATGAAATTATAATCGAGGACATGCTGAGACAGTGCAAGGCTAGAATGAAGATTCAAGTTATGTGTCTGAAGAATAAAGAATAA
- the Atg10 gene encoding ubiquitin-like-conjugating enzyme ATG10 codes for MSSINFSYDLFVKCIEEIIEISSSLLDGWTLNEKQNCDNGKYITKKSTVSLNHTIVIFEYHIAFHISYNVPVLCVNVWKSDGSLLTMEEVWNLSSCPNSLNMYETLTQMDHPVLCQPILMLHPCKTQEILRGFMQKSKNPVVSWLSIASHFVHLRLLNEYINCCF; via the coding sequence ATGTCCTCAATAAACTTTTCCTATGACCTTTTTGTAAAGTGCATAGAAGAAATTATCGAAATCTCCAGTTCCCTCTTAGACGGCTGgactttaaatgaaaaacagaATTGCGATAATGGAAAATACATCACTAAGAAATCAACAGTTTCGTTAAACCATACCatagtaatttttgaataccATATAGCATTTCACATCAGCTACAATGTCCCAGTTCTTTGTGTGAATGTTTGGAAGTCTGATGGCTCTTTATTGACAATGGAAGAGGTGTGGAATCTGAGCTCTTGTCCAAATTCCTTGAATATGTATGAGACCTTAACACAAATGGACCATCCAGTTTTGTGCCAACCAATCTTGATGTTGCATCCATGCAAAACTCAGGAAATTTTAAGGGGTTTCATGCAGAAGAGCAAAAATCCTGTAGTATCCTGGTTGAGTATCGCCAGTCATTTTGTGCATTTAAGACTTCTTAATGAATATATTAActgttgtttttaa
- the MED30 gene encoding mediator of RNA polymerase II transcription subunit 30: MAAPSHHFMQNMNNPNQGSLRTSFGPATMQNAMDTSGMQTAMPGQMGPQMSQIGNPLLSQLNNTMGGAISPINSQLGGPMQGGIGPGSMQGNMPNQMGGQIPQLGNPMMGQIANPLSGAMSPINTAMNEFNQGLNHPMHPGAQTPGVVPTPPQNQTAQQQQQSKEFNTASLCRLGQETVQDIVSRTQEVFQTLKAIQPPAGTAQSVNVSNEKKAKVQELLRTIRVLFKRLRLIYEKCNENCQIQGMEYTHIESLIPFKDELDPKHDEKKNSEPYRLALEESKEVMEQVVLKNKQLKEVIDHLRRIVWEINTMLTMRKS, from the coding sequence ATGGCGGCCCCAAGTCACCACTTTATGCAGAACATGAACAATCCGAACCAAGGGAGCCTTCGCACCTCTTTTGGACCCGCCACAATGCAGAACGCAATGGACACCTCGGGCATGCAAACCGCAATGCCCGGACAAATGGGTCCACAAATGTCCCAGATAGGGAATCCTTTGTTGTCCCAATTGAATAATACGATGGGCGGGGCCATCAGCCCAATCAATTCCCAGTTGGGAGGGCCCATGCAAGGGGGCATAGGACCTGGAAGTATGCAAGGCAATATGCCCAATCAAATGGGAGGACAGATTCCCCAATTAGGAAATCCTATGATGGGCCAAATTGCCAACCCCTTGAGTGGAGCTATGAGTCCTATTAACACTGCAATGAATGAGTTTAATCAAGGTTTGAATCATCCAATGCATCCTGGGGCTCAGACTCCTGGAGTAGTTCCAACTCCGCCACAAAATCAGACTGctcagcagcagcagcaatcCAAAGAATTCAATACTGCTTCCTTATGTCGGCTGGGTCAGGAAACAGTGCAAGATATAGTAAGCAGAACCCAAGAGGTGTTTCAGACTTTGAAGGCCATACAACCACCTGCGGGAACTGCTCAGTCAGTCAATGTAAGCAATGAGAAGAAGGCAAAAGTGCAAGAATTGCTAAGGACCATTAGAGTGCTTTTTAAGAGGCTTAGGTTGATTTATGAAAAGTGTAATGAAAACTGTCAAATTCAGGGAATGGAATATACCCATATAGAAAGTCTTATCCCATTCAAAGATGAACTGGATCCAAAGCAtgatgaaaagaaaaactcTGAACCCTATCGATTGGCTTTGGAAGAGAGTAAAGAAGTAATGGAGCaagtagttttgaaaaataaacagctGAAGGAAGTTATTGATCATTTGAGGAGAATAGTGTGGGAAATCAACACAATGCTAACAATGAgaaaatcatga